Proteins encoded within one genomic window of Acidobacteriota bacterium:
- a CDS encoding redoxin domain-containing protein, whose protein sequence is MSKFTLSFLLFGTLFFTGCHTLAHSHEKAGHSTVASSEPSIGVAAPVFSGSDTHGKTHRLSDYKGKFVVLEWFNPECPAVRPHYANHSMQNLQRAYTGMGVVWLTIDSSAPGKQGHLTPDQGEAVLKERNAAPTALILDSDGKIGRTFGAKTTPHMFVIDPKGKLIYAGAIDDRNGKNFVQAALDEAMAGKPVSVPATQSYGCSVKY, encoded by the coding sequence ATGTCCAAATTTACACTCTCATTTTTATTGTTTGGAACCTTGTTTTTCACTGGTTGCCACACCCTGGCCCACAGCCACGAAAAAGCAGGGCACAGCACGGTGGCCAGTTCTGAACCCTCAATCGGTGTCGCGGCACCGGTCTTTTCCGGGTCAGACACCCACGGGAAAACGCATCGTTTGTCGGATTACAAAGGCAAATTTGTCGTTCTGGAGTGGTTTAATCCCGAGTGCCCGGCTGTCAGGCCGCATTATGCCAATCATTCAATGCAAAACTTACAGCGTGCCTATACAGGAATGGGCGTGGTCTGGTTGACGATTGATTCTTCCGCCCCTGGGAAACAAGGTCATTTAACTCCTGATCAAGGCGAAGCCGTGCTCAAGGAACGCAACGCGGCACCAACGGCGTTGATTCTGGATTCAGATGGAAAAATCGGTCGCACTTTTGGGGCAAAAACCACTCCGCATATGTTTGTGATTGATCCGAAAGGAAAATTGATTTACGCCGGGGCGATAGATGACCGGAATGGAAAGAACTTCGTCCAGGCCGCGCTTGATGAAGCGATGGCCGGCAAACCAGTTTCAGTCCCCGCGACCCAGTCATATGGGTGTTCGGTTAAGTACTGA
- a CDS encoding FecR domain-containing protein gives MNARHFFQHIIHSVLHQRYRRQFSPLMDGELDLPARTALETHLKHCELCREELESLHFASRMVSQIGIPLPANDLVPAWRPVTRSNSNPIRFGWWKIATVGAAMTCLVVAWWSVGHFLHHPKSSPTVFWEVVNLEGSPVIDAHQIAQTAQLGLGQWLETDARSRAKITVGEIGSVEIDPNTRIKLVQAGQAEHRLALDEGRMHARIYAPPRVFFVDTPSAVAIDLGCAYTLEVNKDGDSTLQVTSGWVALMLNGRESLVPAGATCVTKRGKGPGTPFLADASQAFRISLNRFDFESGGTVALNTILVEARRQDGITLWHLLTQVTGAERERVYSRLAELIPHPAAITREGVLRLDQKMLDQWREQIDFAALGLVVDGSASGQVSQVENLHAPRYAHSATLLKTGQVLIAGGMERMGTVQESAELFDPQTKTFKTVGRMLSRRVNHTSTLLPNGKVLLAGGSDITFFSGALSTAELFNPLTGQFESTGTMNFPRLAHRATLLPNGTVLITGGQTATDKLASAEIYDPISGTFSLVADSMSSPRTDHTATLLPNGKVLIVGGGTGTLRREDPIAAAELFDPQSQTFSPVGILSVPRFKHSAQLLPNGKVLILGGSNAMMWNGQYTSAELFDPKTGQFSPTGNMNTARYKIRDAVVVLKNGKVLVAGASRRIELYDPNTGYFSEVKGDLGVSTYYATATLLPSGEVLIAGGYSKQLDGTTSAWIYKP, from the coding sequence ATGAATGCACGTCACTTTTTTCAACACATCATCCACTCAGTGCTCCACCAGAGGTATCGGCGGCAATTTTCGCCGTTGATGGATGGTGAGTTGGATCTTCCAGCCCGGACCGCGCTGGAAACACACTTGAAACACTGCGAACTCTGCCGGGAAGAGCTGGAATCGCTGCATTTTGCCTCCCGGATGGTTTCCCAAATCGGGATTCCCCTTCCGGCAAACGACCTGGTCCCAGCCTGGCGGCCTGTAACTCGTTCCAATTCAAATCCAATTCGGTTTGGGTGGTGGAAAATCGCAACCGTTGGAGCGGCAATGACCTGTCTGGTCGTGGCCTGGTGGAGCGTGGGGCACTTTTTGCATCATCCAAAGTCTTCGCCAACGGTTTTTTGGGAGGTCGTGAACCTCGAAGGCAGCCCGGTGATTGACGCCCATCAAATTGCCCAAACCGCTCAGCTTGGCCTTGGACAATGGCTTGAAACTGATGCCAGATCCCGCGCCAAAATCACTGTTGGAGAAATTGGTTCCGTCGAAATTGACCCAAACACCCGCATCAAGCTGGTGCAGGCAGGTCAGGCCGAACATCGCCTTGCCCTTGATGAAGGCCGGATGCACGCCCGGATTTATGCTCCACCACGGGTGTTTTTCGTGGATACCCCGTCGGCGGTGGCGATTGATTTGGGATGTGCCTACACCCTCGAAGTCAACAAAGACGGCGACAGCACCTTGCAGGTCACGTCCGGATGGGTAGCCTTGATGCTCAATGGACGCGAGTCGCTCGTTCCAGCCGGGGCCACCTGTGTCACTAAACGCGGCAAAGGGCCTGGTACACCGTTTCTGGCCGATGCCAGTCAGGCATTTCGGATTTCGCTCAATCGGTTTGATTTTGAATCAGGCGGGACAGTCGCTCTCAACACGATCTTAGTCGAAGCCCGACGTCAGGATGGCATCACGCTCTGGCATTTACTGACTCAGGTGACTGGTGCCGAACGTGAACGTGTCTATTCACGACTCGCGGAATTGATTCCACATCCGGCAGCAATTACCAGGGAAGGCGTGCTCCGACTGGATCAAAAAATGCTGGATCAGTGGCGCGAGCAAATTGACTTTGCGGCCCTTGGGTTGGTGGTTGACGGTTCGGCCAGCGGTCAGGTCAGTCAGGTTGAAAATCTGCATGCTCCACGATATGCCCACTCGGCGACGTTGCTGAAAACCGGGCAGGTGCTGATTGCTGGCGGAATGGAGCGCATGGGAACGGTCCAGGAGAGTGCTGAGTTGTTTGACCCACAAACCAAAACCTTCAAAACCGTTGGTCGCATGCTCTCACGACGAGTCAATCACACCTCCACGTTACTTCCAAATGGAAAAGTTCTCCTGGCTGGTGGCTCAGACATAACCTTCTTTTCCGGCGCTTTATCCACCGCCGAACTGTTTAACCCACTCACTGGACAGTTTGAATCAACCGGAACAATGAATTTCCCCCGGCTGGCCCATCGAGCGACGCTGCTTCCGAATGGAACTGTCTTGATTACCGGTGGGCAAACCGCCACCGACAAGCTGGCGAGTGCTGAAATCTACGATCCGATTTCAGGAACTTTCAGCCTGGTGGCGGATTCGATGAGTTCACCGCGCACTGATCACACCGCGACATTGCTTCCCAATGGCAAAGTGCTGATTGTTGGCGGCGGCACCGGCACCCTCCGTCGCGAAGACCCGATTGCCGCCGCTGAACTCTTTGACCCGCAATCCCAAACCTTTTCACCCGTTGGAATACTGTCAGTTCCCAGGTTTAAGCATTCAGCTCAATTATTGCCCAATGGCAAAGTTCTGATTTTGGGTGGCTCAAACGCGATGATGTGGAACGGTCAGTACACCAGCGCCGAACTCTTTGACCCAAAAACTGGCCAGTTTTCTCCAACGGGCAATATGAACACGGCCCGCTACAAAATCCGGGACGCGGTCGTGGTCCTCAAAAACGGAAAAGTTTTAGTCGCGGGTGCCAGCCGCCGAATTGAACTCTATGACCCAAATACCGGGTATTTCTCTGAAGTTAAAGGAGATTTAGGTGTCTCAACCTATTACGCCACCGCCACTTTGCTGCCTTCCGGTGAAGTCTTGATCGCTGGTGGCTATAGCAAACAACTTGATGGAACCACCAGTGCCTGGATTTATAAACCATAG
- a CDS encoding sigma-70 family RNA polymerase sigma factor produces the protein MNILSQSKPQTESRTDEELVTNVLAGKGEVFSLLYERYYQRVFRLAAGMTGATVAEDLTQEIFFRVFQKLNQFAGQSRFSTWLYRLAVNHCLNARESAHPQTQVDTELELLELPSTHIHLEKAVIEKQLQAHVQRALLTLKPEIRMIIILKDIEGLNYDEIAERMGCSPGTVASRLNRGRKLLAEKLAPLRGKI, from the coding sequence GTGAACATTTTAAGCCAATCAAAACCGCAAACTGAATCGCGAACTGACGAAGAACTGGTCACCAACGTTCTGGCCGGTAAGGGCGAAGTCTTTTCTTTGCTCTATGAACGCTATTACCAGCGCGTCTTCCGATTGGCAGCGGGGATGACTGGCGCCACGGTGGCTGAAGACCTGACGCAGGAGATTTTTTTTCGTGTGTTTCAAAAGCTCAACCAGTTTGCTGGACAATCGCGCTTTTCGACATGGCTCTACCGCCTGGCGGTCAACCATTGTCTGAATGCCCGCGAATCTGCCCACCCGCAAACCCAGGTTGATACTGAACTTGAACTCTTGGAGTTACCTTCAACGCACATCCATCTTGAAAAAGCAGTCATTGAAAAACAGCTTCAAGCCCACGTTCAACGGGCCCTGCTCACGCTCAAGCCTGAAATTCGGATGATTATCATTTTAAAAGACATCGAAGGTCTGAACTATGACGAAATTGCCGAACGGATGGGATGTTCGCCAGGAACAGTCGCTTCGCGGCTCAATCGAGGCCGGAAATTACTGGCTGAGAAATTAGCCCCGCTACGGGGAAAAATCTGA
- a CDS encoding DUF4406 domain-containing protein, with the protein MLIAVAGPYSAPTPKQRQANLDALNRAAAQVYRRGHIPVIGVNLALPVVEQLDPETDEYEAIMAISLAVIANCDAMLLIAESPGANRERDLLAGLGRPVYRTLKELPPAGQKS; encoded by the coding sequence ATGCTTATTGCTGTTGCTGGTCCTTATTCCGCTCCTACTCCGAAACAACGTCAGGCCAACCTTGATGCTTTAAACCGAGCCGCCGCTCAAGTCTATCGCCGGGGCCATATTCCGGTAATTGGCGTGAACCTCGCCTTACCAGTAGTCGAACAACTCGACCCGGAAACCGATGAATATGAAGCCATTATGGCCATCTCACTGGCCGTTATTGCAAACTGTGACGCCATGTTGCTGATTGCCGAATCTCCGGGTGCCAACCGCGAACGTGACCTGCTTGCCGGGTTAGGTCGTCCGGTGTACCGGACCTTGAAAGAACTTCCCCCCGCCGGACAAAAATCGTAA
- a CDS encoding beta-lactamase family protein, which translates to MKPNSSRSPLNLNFARWSVLILTLCLLTLPLRADEIDDLVKQQMEADHIPGLSIAVVHKGKIVKMQGYGISDLEKKTAVTPQTMFKIASVSKQFIASAIVLLAADGKLNLNDSMTRYFPDAPETWKPITLKHLLNHTSGLVRESPAFHPIFAKSDLEIVKATYPVPMKFQPGERWEYCNVGYFALADIIRQVSGKPWPEFCQERIFAKAGMADTFATNAVPEKYGTLVSYSWDENTSKKAMEFVTLRPSGAFASTIVDLTNWELSLQQGKVLSKKLQEMMHQPAVLNDGFPYPYGFGWETDTVNVVARVRHGGSLGGFRTEFMRFPGEKLAVIVLCNQDSANPMKIASLVATTVLPNLKYKPIKDTDPAFSATVKKLLESWAEDTVDSSIFTPGCWKVFEPRFKNPNAIKRFKSLGPITGLSLVESRQTGDFRITRHRIVFASQTQLIQIVRTKAGLIADMRLENE; encoded by the coding sequence ATGAAACCAAACTCCTCCCGTTCCCCGCTGAATTTGAATTTTGCACGGTGGTCCGTGCTGATTTTGACGTTGTGCCTGTTGACCTTGCCGCTTCGGGCCGATGAAATTGACGATCTGGTCAAACAACAGATGGAAGCCGATCATATTCCAGGGCTTTCGATTGCCGTGGTTCACAAGGGAAAAATCGTGAAAATGCAGGGATACGGCATTTCCGACCTTGAGAAAAAAACCGCCGTCACGCCCCAAACCATGTTCAAAATCGCGAGTGTGAGCAAACAATTTATTGCTTCAGCGATTGTCCTGCTCGCGGCAGATGGCAAACTCAACCTGAATGACTCGATGACCAGATACTTTCCGGATGCTCCGGAAACCTGGAAGCCAATTACCCTCAAGCATTTGCTGAATCATACTTCGGGGCTGGTCCGGGAATCACCCGCGTTTCATCCCATCTTTGCAAAATCTGATTTGGAAATTGTCAAAGCGACTTACCCTGTGCCGATGAAGTTCCAGCCCGGCGAACGGTGGGAATATTGCAACGTCGGCTACTTTGCTCTGGCGGACATCATCCGTCAGGTCAGCGGCAAACCCTGGCCGGAGTTTTGCCAGGAACGCATTTTTGCCAAAGCCGGAATGGCCGATACCTTTGCGACCAATGCCGTTCCGGAAAAATACGGTACCCTGGTCAGTTACAGTTGGGATGAAAACACTTCAAAAAAAGCGATGGAGTTTGTCACACTCCGACCCAGCGGGGCGTTTGCTTCAACCATAGTTGATTTGACGAACTGGGAACTCAGTCTCCAGCAAGGCAAAGTCCTATCCAAAAAACTTCAGGAAATGATGCACCAACCGGCGGTGCTCAATGATGGCTTCCCGTATCCATATGGGTTTGGCTGGGAAACCGACACCGTCAATGTCGTGGCCCGCGTCCGACACGGAGGGTCACTCGGAGGCTTCCGCACCGAGTTTATGCGCTTTCCAGGCGAAAAACTGGCCGTGATTGTGCTCTGCAATCAGGATTCAGCCAATCCGATGAAAATTGCCAGCCTCGTGGCCACCACCGTCCTTCCAAATCTCAAGTACAAACCCATCAAGGATACTGACCCGGCCTTTTCAGCCACGGTCAAAAAGTTGCTTGAATCCTGGGCTGAAGACACTGTGGACAGCTCGATTTTTACTCCAGGTTGCTGGAAAGTATTTGAACCCCGCTTTAAAAACCCAAACGCCATCAAGAGGTTCAAAAGCCTTGGCCCGATAACTGGTCTTTCACTGGTCGAATCGCGCCAAACCGGAGATTTTCGAATCACCCGTCATCGCATCGTCTTTGCCAGCCAGACCCAGCTCATCCAGATTGTCCGCACCAAAGCTGGATTGATTGCTGATATGCGGTTGGAGAATGAGTAG
- a CDS encoding DUF504 domain-containing protein encodes MASDESRTRLSTSREIISRILWDSRLNRAAFRVGYQDRLAPEGFREKTVDEWAVASDIPWHRVRFIRCGETRVWDRDTHLDLFATDELPAAAWVEPPERISAPTSLLISETPSVHPNFACISRPVFHRTGSTWNQVSENPASILTERLKIITFNILAELPDDGDLRTPERTTHLLSVLETCQADVIALQEVTPTVLTAIQTADWTANWFLSEPMLSPNLDPHGVLVLSKYPFSQVDHWFSIRKRVLIATWTLNGQPLHLAVLHLPSSMTLDAPARRRLYVGRLLEYVHQLPGDCAVIGDFNTPGDELDKLFQREGFDDIWPRLNPTDPGLTYDPATNDLAAQLSRSGNSSRYDRMWVRSKTWHPAQLSRLGVEPVATTSGSLFISDHFGLGVELTRNPEPRTPNPEPDSTLHLTPPVYTSAIVIIPPLNLWPPIQNIRRTHDRKINRWMPHITLIYGFLPDHLFAEAAELIRRELAHIQPFSIRLTKYDYFEHRRNATVWLKPEVDPPGALHTLQERLFRLFPQCSEQNSRPSGFTPHLSVGQFESFQKAQSELPDWHPVSFEVESIALISRVGDTPFEVRHDIELGKKSAGQSAGDSTLSDLVLDLEPLLTPEEIIHRETILELVHQACVEVVGEWATLETVGSSRMGVATRSSDIDTVCLIPLELPAGKFLESVANRLSPLAEMTRVVTDAQVSLLKVRIEGVDVDVMPAHRPASLSMTMAIDACHQTEFDPASWQNLVGCFEADELLKCVTRKMNLTLFQEFLRGVRAWVARRQIGGNAWGFPGSFSWALLAAWVCLKLEPDVVPDLETLMINFFNQLDEHDWTQPVGLTDGARAFKVRSHRDHLPVITSVAPHQNSARNISRSTAQLIKDELRRGRECATSHQWSRLFEPVVRAVSGTGLNLQYQIEVILAADFDKVAGWLEGRIFGQILMLEQRCLGVQVRPWPGVAQTNLTGIVRLDLHQSSQADRPAIQEVTTALVQQFQIWTGRPDGATLDVQMNDSV; translated from the coding sequence CGAGGGTTTTCGTGAAAAAACCGTGGATGAATGGGCCGTGGCCAGCGATATTCCCTGGCATCGGGTGCGGTTCATTCGATGCGGTGAAACCCGAGTCTGGGACCGCGACACGCATCTGGATCTTTTTGCAACGGACGAACTCCCCGCCGCCGCCTGGGTTGAACCTCCCGAGCGAATTTCAGCCCCAACCAGTTTGCTGATTTCTGAAACACCGTCAGTCCATCCAAACTTTGCCTGTATCTCCCGACCTGTGTTTCATCGAACTGGTTCAACCTGGAACCAGGTATCAGAGAATCCGGCATCCATTCTGACTGAGCGCCTGAAAATCATTACCTTCAATATTTTGGCTGAGCTTCCAGATGATGGAGATTTGAGGACACCCGAGCGAACAACCCACCTGCTTTCAGTGCTGGAAACCTGTCAGGCGGATGTGATTGCGCTCCAGGAAGTCACCCCGACTGTTTTGACGGCGATTCAAACGGCTGATTGGACTGCAAACTGGTTTCTTTCCGAACCGATGCTGTCTCCGAATCTTGATCCACACGGCGTATTGGTGCTGAGCAAATATCCGTTTTCACAGGTTGACCACTGGTTTTCAATCCGCAAACGGGTGCTGATTGCCACCTGGACGCTCAACGGTCAGCCACTTCACCTCGCCGTGCTGCATTTGCCAAGCAGTATGACGCTGGATGCCCCAGCACGGCGGCGGCTCTACGTTGGAAGACTCCTTGAATATGTGCATCAGTTGCCCGGTGATTGCGCTGTGATCGGAGATTTCAACACGCCTGGTGACGAACTGGATAAACTCTTTCAACGTGAAGGTTTTGACGACATCTGGCCACGATTAAACCCCACTGACCCAGGCTTGACCTATGACCCGGCGACCAATGACCTGGCCGCACAACTTTCGCGCTCGGGTAACTCATCGCGCTATGACCGGATGTGGGTTCGGTCGAAAACTTGGCACCCAGCTCAGCTTTCAAGGCTCGGAGTTGAACCCGTTGCTACCACCTCTGGCTCGCTCTTCATTTCTGACCACTTTGGACTTGGCGTCGAATTAACCCGGAACCCCGAACCCCGAACCCCGAACCCCGAACCCGATTCTACCCTGCACTTGACGCCACCGGTCTACACCAGCGCGATTGTGATTATTCCGCCACTCAACCTCTGGCCGCCGATTCAGAACATTCGGCGAACGCACGACCGCAAAATCAATCGCTGGATGCCCCATATCACGTTGATCTATGGGTTTTTACCTGATCATCTCTTTGCCGAAGCGGCTGAACTCATCAGGCGGGAACTGGCACATATTCAGCCGTTTTCAATTCGGCTGACGAAGTACGACTATTTTGAGCATCGCCGAAATGCCACGGTCTGGCTCAAACCCGAAGTTGACCCGCCAGGTGCTTTGCATACTCTCCAGGAACGACTGTTTCGATTATTCCCTCAATGTTCTGAGCAAAATAGTCGTCCCAGCGGGTTTACCCCACATCTGAGCGTCGGTCAGTTTGAATCGTTTCAAAAAGCACAGTCCGAATTACCTGACTGGCATCCAGTTTCATTCGAAGTGGAATCCATCGCGCTTATCAGCCGGGTTGGTGACACGCCGTTTGAAGTGCGCCACGACATTGAGCTTGGAAAAAAATCGGCGGGTCAATCTGCGGGTGATTCAACCCTGAGTGATCTTGTTTTGGACCTGGAACCACTGCTGACTCCGGAAGAAATCATTCATCGGGAGACAATTCTCGAACTGGTTCATCAGGCGTGTGTCGAAGTCGTGGGCGAATGGGCGACGCTGGAAACGGTTGGCTCCTCCCGAATGGGCGTTGCCACCCGGTCAAGCGATATTGATACCGTGTGCCTCATCCCGCTGGAATTACCCGCCGGAAAATTTCTGGAATCGGTGGCCAACCGGCTCTCACCGCTGGCGGAAATGACGCGGGTGGTAACGGATGCTCAGGTGTCGCTGCTCAAAGTTCGAATTGAAGGTGTTGACGTTGACGTCATGCCGGCGCATCGCCCCGCTTCTCTTTCCATGACGATGGCCATTGATGCCTGCCACCAAACCGAGTTTGATCCGGCAAGCTGGCAAAATCTGGTTGGCTGTTTTGAAGCCGATGAATTGTTGAAATGTGTCACGCGGAAAATGAACCTGACCTTGTTTCAGGAGTTTCTGCGTGGTGTTCGGGCCTGGGTGGCGCGGCGACAGATCGGCGGCAATGCCTGGGGTTTTCCGGGCAGCTTTTCCTGGGCGTTACTGGCCGCCTGGGTCTGTCTGAAGCTGGAACCAGACGTCGTGCCAGACCTGGAAACGCTCATGATCAATTTTTTCAATCAGTTGGACGAACACGACTGGACACAGCCAGTCGGATTGACCGATGGTGCCCGGGCGTTCAAAGTTCGTTCGCATCGCGACCACTTGCCGGTGATTACCTCGGTGGCGCCACATCAAAACAGTGCCCGAAATATTTCGCGTTCAACCGCACAACTCATCAAGGACGAGCTGCGACGCGGAAGGGAATGCGCCACCAGCCATCAGTGGTCAAGGCTGTTTGAACCAGTGGTTCGAGCTGTTTCAGGTACCGGTTTGAACCTTCAATATCAGATCGAAGTCATATTAGCCGCGGACTTTGACAAGGTCGCGGGCTGGCTCGAAGGCCGGATTTTCGGCCAGATTCTTATGCTCGAACAGCGGTGCCTTGGGGTGCAGGTTCGTCCCTGGCCAGGAGTCGCCCAAACCAATCTCACGGGAATCGTCAGACTCGATCTTCATCAATCAAGTCAAGCTGATCGGCCTGCCATCCAGGAAGTCACCACCGCCCTGGTTCAGCAGTTTCAAATCTGGACCGGGCGACCAGACGGCGCGACGCTTGACGTGCAGATGAATGATTCAGTTTAA